In Acidobacteriota bacterium, the genomic stretch CGGGTTACCATCGAAAATCTATTCTGGAGGAGGAGTCATGGTCAATATCGGTAGGTGGGCGTTCATCATCGGTTTCGTGATCTGCGTGGTGGCTGGCTTGGTGATTGCCGAGCCCTGGATGTACTGGGTGCTGGCGGTTCTCGGGATCGTCGTGGGCTTCATGAATATCACGGCGGTCGAAACAAGGACGTTTCTCCTCGCTGCCATCGGATTGATGCTCTCTGCGTCGTCGGTGCTCACCCTCCCGCTGATTGGCGTTGCGGTGACGAAGGTGGTTGCAAACCTGGTCGTCTTCATTGCAGCTGCAGTCCTGGTGGTCTCTCTCAAGTCGCTGTTTGAAGTGGCAAAGGACTGAGCCGTACCAAGGAAATTCCGTTCAAGAATCCCGGGACAGATCGTCCCGGGATTTTTTCTGGACGAGCGTCAAGGAGATCATTCGGTTTGAGCTCTCTACCGGGTCCCGCGATGATGGATTCGATTGAAAAGGCCCACCGGAGAATCGTTCCCTACATTCGCCGCACCGAGTGTCGCCTGGCTGTCACCCTTAGCGAAGCGTTAGGTGGAGAGGTGTATCTCAAGCTCGAAAATCTCCAACACAGCGGATCGTTCAAGCTGCGTGGCGTGATCAACAAGATCCTCTCGCTTTCCGAAGATGAGTCACACAAGCTCCTGGTCACAGCATCCACCGGAAATCACGGCGCGGCGTTCGCGCACGCGCTGGAGTTCTTCAGCCTCGAAGGCAAGCTCTTCATGCCGAGGATCGCGACGGAAACCAAGATCGAGAACATCCGATCGACCGGAATACCGTTCGAGCTGGTGGGCAAGGACTGCGTCGAGGCCGAAGCGTCCGCGGCCGCCTTCGCGAGGGATCATGGTCACGTGTGGATTTCGCCGTACAACGATCCCCGGGTGGTGGAAGGGCAGGGCACCATCGGCGTCGAGCTTCTCCAGCAGCTGGGCACGGTCGACGCGGTGCTCGCGCCGGTCGGGGGTGGTGGCCTGATCTCGGGAGTCGCCGGCTACCTGAAGGCGGCGGATTCGTCGATCGAGGTGATCGGCTGCCAACCTGTGAATTCGTGCGTCATGTACGAGTCGATCGAAGCCGGTGAGATTCTCGACATCGAAAGCGTGCCGACGATCTCCGACGGCACGGCTGGCGGTATCGAGGATGGAGCCATCACCTTCGAGCTTTGTCGACGGTACGTCGATGATTTCATCCTACTCGAGGAGGGGGAGATCATCGATGCGATGCGCTGGCTCCACCAGCAAGAAGGACTGACCGTCGAGGGCGCGGCGGCGCTGGGCCTAGCGGCGGTGCTCAAAAATGTGCACCGGTTTGCCGGGCGAAGAATCGCCCTGATACTGTCCGGTGGCCGTGTCGACGAAAAAGCGCTGGCCTTCGTGCTGGGTTCGAACGGTCGACCGGGCAACGGGGAGAGAACATGAAGATCCCCATCTTCGAGCTCGAGCGCGTGCAATCGCTGTATGAGAACACAGTCGAGTACAACCTCACCGAGAGCGGCTTCCACCCGTTGACGCTCGAGGAACTGTTGACGCCTGACCAGATCCGCGAACTCACGAGCACCGTCCTCGGCTACGGCCAGACCAATGGCTCCGTACCGCTCCGCGAGCGGATTGCAGCCCTCTACGACGGGCAGAACATTGACAATGTACTGGTCACCGCCGGCTCGTCGGAGGCGAATTTCGTTGTCTGCCATACCCTGCTCGAGGCCGGAGACGAGGTGGTGATGATGATCCCGAACTACATGCAGATCTGGGGCATCGCCGAGGAGATAGGTGCGATTCCCCGGGCCTTCCACCTGCGCGAGGAGAACCGGTGGGCGCCGGATATCGGCGAGCTTCGCGCACTGGTCAACGACAAGACCAAAATGATCGCGATCTGCAACCCGAACAATCCGACCGGCTACACCCTTTCGACAGCAGAAATGGCAGAGATCGTCGACATTGCCGAATCGGTTGGCGCCTGGGTTTACTCCGACGAGGTGTATCGAGGGGCGGAACTGGACGGCGTCGAGATTCCGAGCTTCACGGGAATGTACGAACGCGCGATGGCGTGCGGCGGCCTGTCGAAGGCCTACGCCCTCCCGGGGCTGCGGTTGGGGTGGTTGGTGGGGTCGGCGGCGGTGATCGCCGATTGCTGGGCCTACCGCGACTACACCTCGATCACCGCCGGGATCCTCAGCCATCGAATCGGCGAGATTGCCCTGAGTCCGAATGTGAGACGGAGTATTCTCGAGCGCAACCGTTCGATGCTGCGAAGCAATCTTCAGGTGCTGAGCGATTGGCTGGCTGACTACGATGATCTCTTTCGGTTCATTCCCCCCAAGGCGGGCGGGATGGCGTTCATGCACTACGATCTGGACATCAACTCGACGGAGCTGGCGGACTGGCTGCGAACCGAAAAGAGCGTCTTCATTTTGGCTGGCGACTGCTACGGCATGGACCACTACTTCCGGGTCGGCGTCGGGGCCGAGAAGCGTGTGCTGATTGCCGGGCTGTCGCTGATCCGTGAAGCCCTGGTTGAGAGATTCGGCGTCTAGCTCAGCTCGTAAAACCTCTCCCAAAGACCGAACGCTTCGGTACGTGCCGCCTCCGCGATGGCGATGGGGTCGAGCGTCGTGTGCTGGAAGTCCTCGAGCAGCATGCGTCCCCCTGCAATAGTGTGGCGCACGGGCGTTTCGGACGCTCCGTAGACCATCTGTGCAAACACGTTGTCCGGACTGATCGGTGTCGGCGGCGGATCGCCGATAACACAGATGTCGGCCGGTGCTCCCGGCCGGAGTTCGCCGAGCAATGGTTCGTCGAAGAACCGTCGCGCGACCAATGCGTTGGTGTTGAGCAGTCCGGGGTGGGCGGAGAATCCGACTGTAGGGTCCCCGCGGCCGGCGCGCTGCACCAGGAACGCAGCCCGCAACGCCCGCAGCACCGAAGAGGACATGCCGTCGGTACCGAGGCCGACGGTGCAGCCGTCGGACGCCGCTCGCTCGACATCCAGCCACCCGACTCCGTTGTTGGCATTGGACTCCGGACAGTGGACAAGGACCGAGTTGTTGTTGGCCACCGTCGCGCGCCCTTCCGCGTCGAGATGAACGCCGTGGATGAGCAGCGCGCGTTCGTCCAGAAAGCCCCGTTC encodes the following:
- a CDS encoding threonine/serine dehydratase, encoding MMDSIEKAHRRIVPYIRRTECRLAVTLSEALGGEVYLKLENLQHSGSFKLRGVINKILSLSEDESHKLLVTASTGNHGAAFAHALEFFSLEGKLFMPRIATETKIENIRSTGIPFELVGKDCVEAEASAAAFARDHGHVWISPYNDPRVVEGQGTIGVELLQQLGTVDAVLAPVGGGGLISGVAGYLKAADSSIEVIGCQPVNSCVMYESIEAGEILDIESVPTISDGTAGGIEDGAITFELCRRYVDDFILLEEGEIIDAMRWLHQQEGLTVEGAAALGLAAVLKNVHRFAGRRIALILSGGRVDEKALAFVLGSNGRPGNGERT
- a CDS encoding aminotransferase class I/II-fold pyridoxal phosphate-dependent enzyme; the encoded protein is MKIPIFELERVQSLYENTVEYNLTESGFHPLTLEELLTPDQIRELTSTVLGYGQTNGSVPLRERIAALYDGQNIDNVLVTAGSSEANFVVCHTLLEAGDEVVMMIPNYMQIWGIAEEIGAIPRAFHLREENRWAPDIGELRALVNDKTKMIAICNPNNPTGYTLSTAEMAEIVDIAESVGAWVYSDEVYRGAELDGVEIPSFTGMYERAMACGGLSKAYALPGLRLGWLVGSAAVIADCWAYRDYTSITAGILSHRIGEIALSPNVRRSILERNRSMLRSNLQVLSDWLADYDDLFRFIPPKAGGMAFMHYDLDINSTELADWLRTEKSVFILAGDCYGMDHYFRVGVGAEKRVLIAGLSLIREALVERFGV